The Electrophorus electricus isolate fEleEle1 chromosome 19, fEleEle1.pri, whole genome shotgun sequence genome has a segment encoding these proteins:
- the arhgap36 gene encoding rho GTPase-activating protein 36 isoform X1, whose product MVLSYTGSHGASSTVMPHENPVRQDMQFYYVGEHTWTTMFGQNVKLQPVPIQSLSELERARLQEVVLYHLGTRDLDFKISIPRETRKMRKSLRRKFDSFSKEKKERERAPKAFGIPLSQVIANDRAHKQRQDAVKESRRDCLELEASVMRFRAEKRQQTSSVAASHRRPSSPPLESHSKPMSAGFMDRSSRNHRRGGLSVDSISDLVESQSRLLEALQLSHPNELDMKKASAAGRTQAKLSLNPIYCQVPRVMERCCQHIHTYGLQTVGIFRVGSSKKRVRQMRDDFDSGTDVILDEEHSVHDVAALLKEFLRDMPDPLLPRELYRAFLHGTNLQGDDQFSYMQQLLYLLPPCNCDSLWRLLSLLHTVQEHAQDSSGPDQQEVQGNKMTAANLAVIFGPNLLQKERGTDKESNPQAMGIEDSAAIISVILLLIQHYKRLFTVSAELQQEVLMSLIQTDPDVIDYLLRRKLSGSSLMVESDMGARRDKQVSLDSVGQSSDDLSPIDPTSPISPLFGDSAGGGSLSSEVFFNVLGLNTARKCSGSSQTPRKCIAQMRQFHSHHNLLSFTQPIQLQAEEGELQGCRGGCLAQACPTHFSLGQQDGGSQPQRSNERSGWGRQGSNTSTASEDSKQASNFWDFFTGKVTMIRRSPSLQNFFADQFHCEKH is encoded by the exons ggtgagCACACTTGGACCACCATGTTTGGGCAGAATGTGAAGCTCCAGCCAGTGCCCATCCAAAGCCTGTCGGAGCTGGAGCGAGCGCGTCTGCAGGAAGTGGTCCTCTATCACCTGGGGACGAGAGACCTGGACTTCAAGATCAGCATTCCGAGGG AGACTCGCAAGATGAGGAAATCACTAAGAAGAAAGTTTGATTCCTTTTCCaaggaaaagaaggagagag AAAGAGCCCCCAAGGCATTCGGGATCCCTCTGTCACAGGTGATCGCTAACGACCGGGCGCACAAGCAGCGGCAGGACGCTGTGAAAGAGAGCCGGAGGGACTGCCTGGAGCTGGAGGCAAGCGTGATGCGCTTCCGTGCAGAGAAGCGGCAGCAGACCAGCAGCGTGGCTGCCTCTCACAGAAGACCCTCCTCGCCACCACTGGAGAGCCACAGCAAGCCCATGTCTGCAGGCTTCATGGACAGAAGCTCCCGCAACCACAGACGG ggaggGCTGTCGGTTGACTCCATCTCAGACCTGGTGGAGAGTCAGTCTCGGCTACTGGAGGCCCTGCAGCTCTCCCACCCAAACGAGCTGGACATGAAGAAGGCGTCAGCAGCTGGTCGCACGCAGGCCAAGCTGAGCCTGAACCCCATCTACTGCCAGGTGCCACGGGTTATGGAGCGCTGCTGTCAGCACATCCACACCTACG GGCTGCAGACAGTGGGCATTTTCCGTGTAGGCAGCTCCAAGAAGCGAGTTCGCCAG atgCGAGACGACTTTGACAGTGGGACAGACGTTATACTAGATGAAGAGCACAGTGTCCATGATGTGGCAGCCCTGCTGAAGGAGTTCCTGAGAGACATGCCTGACCCTCTACTGCCCAGAGAACTCTACCGTGCCTTTCTGCACGGCACCA ATTTGCAGGGGGACGATCAGTTTTCATACATGCAGCAGCTGTTGTACCTGCTACCTCCGTGTAACTGTGACTCCCTGTGGAGGCTTCTCAGCTTACTGCACACAGTCCAGGAGCACGCGCAGGACTCCTCGGGACCTGACCAGCAGGAG GTCCAAGGCAATAAAATGACAGCGGCGAACCTGGCGGTGATCTTCGGTCCCAACCTGCTCCAGAAGGAGCGAGGAACAGATAAGGAGTCAAACCCCCAGGCTATGGGCATAGAGGACAGTGCTGCCATCATCTCAGTCATTCTGCTCCTCATCCAGCACTATAAACGCCTCTTCACG GTGTCCGCAGAGCTCCAGCAGGAGGTGCTCATGAGTCTCATCCAGACAGACCCAGATGTCATAGATTACCTGCTACGCAGGAAACTAAG TGGCAGCAGTCTGATGGTGGAGTCTGATATGGGGGCCCGCAGGGATAAGCAGGTGTCTCTGGACTCAGTGGGTCAGTCCAGCGATGACCTGTCCCCCATAGACCCCACCTCTCCCATCTCCCCTCTGTTCGGCGACTCGGCTGGGGGAGGCAGCCTGAGCAGCGAGGTCTTCTTCAACGTCCTGGGCCTCAACACCGCAAGAAAGT gctCAGGCTCTTCCCAGACTCCACGCAAGTGCATAGCCCAAATGCGGCAGTTCCACTCCCATCACAACCTGTTGAGTTTTACCCAGCCCATCCAGCTCCAGGCTGAGGAGGGAGAGCTGCAGGGGTGCCGGGGGGGCTGTCTGGCGCAGGCGTGCCCCACTCACTTCAGTCTGGGCCAACAGGACGGCGGCTCCCAGCCGCAGCGCTCCAATGAAAGGAGCGGCTGGGGTCGTCAGGGCTCCAACACCTCTACTGCTTCAGAGGACAGCAAGCAAGCGAGCAACTTCTGGGACTTTTTCACTGGCAAG GTGACCATGATAAGAAGAAGCCCGTCTCTTCAAAATTTCTTCGCTGACCAGTTTCATTGTGAAAAACATTAA
- the arhgap36 gene encoding rho GTPase-activating protein 36 isoform X4: MRLSLQAGCFQYTLSGEHTWTTMFGQNVKLQPVPIQSLSELERARLQEVVLYHLGTRDLDFKISIPRETRKMRKSLRRKFDSFSKEKKERERAPKAFGIPLSQVIANDRAHKQRQDAVKESRRDCLELEASVMRFRAEKRQQTSSVAASHRRPSSPPLESHSKPMSAGFMDRSSRNHRRGGLSVDSISDLVESQSRLLEALQLSHPNELDMKKASAAGRTQAKLSLNPIYCQVPRVMERCCQHIHTYGLQTVGIFRVGSSKKRVRQMRDDFDSGTDVILDEEHSVHDVAALLKEFLRDMPDPLLPRELYRAFLHGTNLQGDDQFSYMQQLLYLLPPCNCDSLWRLLSLLHTVQEHAQDSSGPDQQEVQGNKMTAANLAVIFGPNLLQKERGTDKESNPQAMGIEDSAAIISVILLLIQHYKRLFTVSAELQQEVLMSLIQTDPDVIDYLLRRKLSGSSLMVESDMGARRDKQVSLDSVGQSSDDLSPIDPTSPISPLFGDSAGGGSLSSEVFFNVLGLNTARKCSGSSQTPRKCIAQMRQFHSHHNLLSFTQPIQLQAEEGELQGCRGGCLAQACPTHFSLGQQDGGSQPQRSNERSGWGRQGSNTSTASEDSKQASNFWDFFTGKVTMIRRSPSLQNFFADQFHCEKH; the protein is encoded by the exons ATGAGGCTGTCCTTGCAGGCGGGATGCTTTCAATACACCCTCTCT ggtgagCACACTTGGACCACCATGTTTGGGCAGAATGTGAAGCTCCAGCCAGTGCCCATCCAAAGCCTGTCGGAGCTGGAGCGAGCGCGTCTGCAGGAAGTGGTCCTCTATCACCTGGGGACGAGAGACCTGGACTTCAAGATCAGCATTCCGAGGG AGACTCGCAAGATGAGGAAATCACTAAGAAGAAAGTTTGATTCCTTTTCCaaggaaaagaaggagagag AAAGAGCCCCCAAGGCATTCGGGATCCCTCTGTCACAGGTGATCGCTAACGACCGGGCGCACAAGCAGCGGCAGGACGCTGTGAAAGAGAGCCGGAGGGACTGCCTGGAGCTGGAGGCAAGCGTGATGCGCTTCCGTGCAGAGAAGCGGCAGCAGACCAGCAGCGTGGCTGCCTCTCACAGAAGACCCTCCTCGCCACCACTGGAGAGCCACAGCAAGCCCATGTCTGCAGGCTTCATGGACAGAAGCTCCCGCAACCACAGACGG ggaggGCTGTCGGTTGACTCCATCTCAGACCTGGTGGAGAGTCAGTCTCGGCTACTGGAGGCCCTGCAGCTCTCCCACCCAAACGAGCTGGACATGAAGAAGGCGTCAGCAGCTGGTCGCACGCAGGCCAAGCTGAGCCTGAACCCCATCTACTGCCAGGTGCCACGGGTTATGGAGCGCTGCTGTCAGCACATCCACACCTACG GGCTGCAGACAGTGGGCATTTTCCGTGTAGGCAGCTCCAAGAAGCGAGTTCGCCAG atgCGAGACGACTTTGACAGTGGGACAGACGTTATACTAGATGAAGAGCACAGTGTCCATGATGTGGCAGCCCTGCTGAAGGAGTTCCTGAGAGACATGCCTGACCCTCTACTGCCCAGAGAACTCTACCGTGCCTTTCTGCACGGCACCA ATTTGCAGGGGGACGATCAGTTTTCATACATGCAGCAGCTGTTGTACCTGCTACCTCCGTGTAACTGTGACTCCCTGTGGAGGCTTCTCAGCTTACTGCACACAGTCCAGGAGCACGCGCAGGACTCCTCGGGACCTGACCAGCAGGAG GTCCAAGGCAATAAAATGACAGCGGCGAACCTGGCGGTGATCTTCGGTCCCAACCTGCTCCAGAAGGAGCGAGGAACAGATAAGGAGTCAAACCCCCAGGCTATGGGCATAGAGGACAGTGCTGCCATCATCTCAGTCATTCTGCTCCTCATCCAGCACTATAAACGCCTCTTCACG GTGTCCGCAGAGCTCCAGCAGGAGGTGCTCATGAGTCTCATCCAGACAGACCCAGATGTCATAGATTACCTGCTACGCAGGAAACTAAG TGGCAGCAGTCTGATGGTGGAGTCTGATATGGGGGCCCGCAGGGATAAGCAGGTGTCTCTGGACTCAGTGGGTCAGTCCAGCGATGACCTGTCCCCCATAGACCCCACCTCTCCCATCTCCCCTCTGTTCGGCGACTCGGCTGGGGGAGGCAGCCTGAGCAGCGAGGTCTTCTTCAACGTCCTGGGCCTCAACACCGCAAGAAAGT gctCAGGCTCTTCCCAGACTCCACGCAAGTGCATAGCCCAAATGCGGCAGTTCCACTCCCATCACAACCTGTTGAGTTTTACCCAGCCCATCCAGCTCCAGGCTGAGGAGGGAGAGCTGCAGGGGTGCCGGGGGGGCTGTCTGGCGCAGGCGTGCCCCACTCACTTCAGTCTGGGCCAACAGGACGGCGGCTCCCAGCCGCAGCGCTCCAATGAAAGGAGCGGCTGGGGTCGTCAGGGCTCCAACACCTCTACTGCTTCAGAGGACAGCAAGCAAGCGAGCAACTTCTGGGACTTTTTCACTGGCAAG GTGACCATGATAAGAAGAAGCCCGTCTCTTCAAAATTTCTTCGCTGACCAGTTTCATTGTGAAAAACATTAA
- the arhgap36 gene encoding rho GTPase-activating protein 36 isoform X5 — MFGQNVKLQPVPIQSLSELERARLQEVVLYHLGTRDLDFKISIPRETRKMRKSLRRKFDSFSKEKKERERAPKAFGIPLSQVIANDRAHKQRQDAVKESRRDCLELEASVMRFRAEKRQQTSSVAASHRRPSSPPLESHSKPMSAGFMDRSSRNHRRGGLSVDSISDLVESQSRLLEALQLSHPNELDMKKASAAGRTQAKLSLNPIYCQVPRVMERCCQHIHTYGLQTVGIFRVGSSKKRVRQMRDDFDSGTDVILDEEHSVHDVAALLKEFLRDMPDPLLPRELYRAFLHGTNLQGDDQFSYMQQLLYLLPPCNCDSLWRLLSLLHTVQEHAQDSSGPDQQEVQGNKMTAANLAVIFGPNLLQKERGTDKESNPQAMGIEDSAAIISVILLLIQHYKRLFTVSAELQQEVLMSLIQTDPDVIDYLLRRKLSGSSLMVESDMGARRDKQVSLDSVGQSSDDLSPIDPTSPISPLFGDSAGGGSLSSEVFFNVLGLNTARKCSGSSQTPRKCIAQMRQFHSHHNLLSFTQPIQLQAEEGELQGCRGGCLAQACPTHFSLGQQDGGSQPQRSNERSGWGRQGSNTSTASEDSKQASNFWDFFTGKVTMIRRSPSLQNFFADQFHCEKH, encoded by the exons ATGTTTGGGCAGAATGTGAAGCTCCAGCCAGTGCCCATCCAAAGCCTGTCGGAGCTGGAGCGAGCGCGTCTGCAGGAAGTGGTCCTCTATCACCTGGGGACGAGAGACCTGGACTTCAAGATCAGCATTCCGAGGG AGACTCGCAAGATGAGGAAATCACTAAGAAGAAAGTTTGATTCCTTTTCCaaggaaaagaaggagagag AAAGAGCCCCCAAGGCATTCGGGATCCCTCTGTCACAGGTGATCGCTAACGACCGGGCGCACAAGCAGCGGCAGGACGCTGTGAAAGAGAGCCGGAGGGACTGCCTGGAGCTGGAGGCAAGCGTGATGCGCTTCCGTGCAGAGAAGCGGCAGCAGACCAGCAGCGTGGCTGCCTCTCACAGAAGACCCTCCTCGCCACCACTGGAGAGCCACAGCAAGCCCATGTCTGCAGGCTTCATGGACAGAAGCTCCCGCAACCACAGACGG ggaggGCTGTCGGTTGACTCCATCTCAGACCTGGTGGAGAGTCAGTCTCGGCTACTGGAGGCCCTGCAGCTCTCCCACCCAAACGAGCTGGACATGAAGAAGGCGTCAGCAGCTGGTCGCACGCAGGCCAAGCTGAGCCTGAACCCCATCTACTGCCAGGTGCCACGGGTTATGGAGCGCTGCTGTCAGCACATCCACACCTACG GGCTGCAGACAGTGGGCATTTTCCGTGTAGGCAGCTCCAAGAAGCGAGTTCGCCAG atgCGAGACGACTTTGACAGTGGGACAGACGTTATACTAGATGAAGAGCACAGTGTCCATGATGTGGCAGCCCTGCTGAAGGAGTTCCTGAGAGACATGCCTGACCCTCTACTGCCCAGAGAACTCTACCGTGCCTTTCTGCACGGCACCA ATTTGCAGGGGGACGATCAGTTTTCATACATGCAGCAGCTGTTGTACCTGCTACCTCCGTGTAACTGTGACTCCCTGTGGAGGCTTCTCAGCTTACTGCACACAGTCCAGGAGCACGCGCAGGACTCCTCGGGACCTGACCAGCAGGAG GTCCAAGGCAATAAAATGACAGCGGCGAACCTGGCGGTGATCTTCGGTCCCAACCTGCTCCAGAAGGAGCGAGGAACAGATAAGGAGTCAAACCCCCAGGCTATGGGCATAGAGGACAGTGCTGCCATCATCTCAGTCATTCTGCTCCTCATCCAGCACTATAAACGCCTCTTCACG GTGTCCGCAGAGCTCCAGCAGGAGGTGCTCATGAGTCTCATCCAGACAGACCCAGATGTCATAGATTACCTGCTACGCAGGAAACTAAG TGGCAGCAGTCTGATGGTGGAGTCTGATATGGGGGCCCGCAGGGATAAGCAGGTGTCTCTGGACTCAGTGGGTCAGTCCAGCGATGACCTGTCCCCCATAGACCCCACCTCTCCCATCTCCCCTCTGTTCGGCGACTCGGCTGGGGGAGGCAGCCTGAGCAGCGAGGTCTTCTTCAACGTCCTGGGCCTCAACACCGCAAGAAAGT gctCAGGCTCTTCCCAGACTCCACGCAAGTGCATAGCCCAAATGCGGCAGTTCCACTCCCATCACAACCTGTTGAGTTTTACCCAGCCCATCCAGCTCCAGGCTGAGGAGGGAGAGCTGCAGGGGTGCCGGGGGGGCTGTCTGGCGCAGGCGTGCCCCACTCACTTCAGTCTGGGCCAACAGGACGGCGGCTCCCAGCCGCAGCGCTCCAATGAAAGGAGCGGCTGGGGTCGTCAGGGCTCCAACACCTCTACTGCTTCAGAGGACAGCAAGCAAGCGAGCAACTTCTGGGACTTTTTCACTGGCAAG GTGACCATGATAAGAAGAAGCCCGTCTCTTCAAAATTTCTTCGCTGACCAGTTTCATTGTGAAAAACATTAA
- the arhgap36 gene encoding rho GTPase-activating protein 36 isoform X2, which translates to MVLSYTGSHGASSTVMPHENPVRQDMQFYYVGEHTWTTMFGQNVKLQPVPIQSLSELERARLQEVVLYHLGTRDLDFKISIPRETRKMRKSLRRKFDSFSKEKKERERAPKAFGIPLSQVIANDRAHKQRQDAVKESRRDCLELEASVMRFRAEKRQQTSSVAASHRRPSSPPLESHSKPMSAGFMDRSSRNHRRGGLSVDSISDLVESQSRLLEALQLSHPNELDMKKASAAGRTQAKLSLNPIYCQVPRVMERCCQHIHTYGLQTVGIFRVGSSKKRVRQMRDDFDSGTDVILDEEHSVHDVAALLKEFLRDMPDPLLPRELYRAFLHGTNLQGDDQFSYMQQLLYLLPPCNCDSLWRLLSLLHTVQEHAQDSSGPDQQEVQGNKMTAANLAVIFGPNLLQKERGTDKESNPQAMGIEDSAAIISVILLLIQHYKRLFTVSAELQQEVLMSLIQTDPDVIDYLLRRKLSSLMVESDMGARRDKQVSLDSVGQSSDDLSPIDPTSPISPLFGDSAGGGSLSSEVFFNVLGLNTARKCSGSSQTPRKCIAQMRQFHSHHNLLSFTQPIQLQAEEGELQGCRGGCLAQACPTHFSLGQQDGGSQPQRSNERSGWGRQGSNTSTASEDSKQASNFWDFFTGKVTMIRRSPSLQNFFADQFHCEKH; encoded by the exons ggtgagCACACTTGGACCACCATGTTTGGGCAGAATGTGAAGCTCCAGCCAGTGCCCATCCAAAGCCTGTCGGAGCTGGAGCGAGCGCGTCTGCAGGAAGTGGTCCTCTATCACCTGGGGACGAGAGACCTGGACTTCAAGATCAGCATTCCGAGGG AGACTCGCAAGATGAGGAAATCACTAAGAAGAAAGTTTGATTCCTTTTCCaaggaaaagaaggagagag AAAGAGCCCCCAAGGCATTCGGGATCCCTCTGTCACAGGTGATCGCTAACGACCGGGCGCACAAGCAGCGGCAGGACGCTGTGAAAGAGAGCCGGAGGGACTGCCTGGAGCTGGAGGCAAGCGTGATGCGCTTCCGTGCAGAGAAGCGGCAGCAGACCAGCAGCGTGGCTGCCTCTCACAGAAGACCCTCCTCGCCACCACTGGAGAGCCACAGCAAGCCCATGTCTGCAGGCTTCATGGACAGAAGCTCCCGCAACCACAGACGG ggaggGCTGTCGGTTGACTCCATCTCAGACCTGGTGGAGAGTCAGTCTCGGCTACTGGAGGCCCTGCAGCTCTCCCACCCAAACGAGCTGGACATGAAGAAGGCGTCAGCAGCTGGTCGCACGCAGGCCAAGCTGAGCCTGAACCCCATCTACTGCCAGGTGCCACGGGTTATGGAGCGCTGCTGTCAGCACATCCACACCTACG GGCTGCAGACAGTGGGCATTTTCCGTGTAGGCAGCTCCAAGAAGCGAGTTCGCCAG atgCGAGACGACTTTGACAGTGGGACAGACGTTATACTAGATGAAGAGCACAGTGTCCATGATGTGGCAGCCCTGCTGAAGGAGTTCCTGAGAGACATGCCTGACCCTCTACTGCCCAGAGAACTCTACCGTGCCTTTCTGCACGGCACCA ATTTGCAGGGGGACGATCAGTTTTCATACATGCAGCAGCTGTTGTACCTGCTACCTCCGTGTAACTGTGACTCCCTGTGGAGGCTTCTCAGCTTACTGCACACAGTCCAGGAGCACGCGCAGGACTCCTCGGGACCTGACCAGCAGGAG GTCCAAGGCAATAAAATGACAGCGGCGAACCTGGCGGTGATCTTCGGTCCCAACCTGCTCCAGAAGGAGCGAGGAACAGATAAGGAGTCAAACCCCCAGGCTATGGGCATAGAGGACAGTGCTGCCATCATCTCAGTCATTCTGCTCCTCATCCAGCACTATAAACGCCTCTTCACG GTGTCCGCAGAGCTCCAGCAGGAGGTGCTCATGAGTCTCATCCAGACAGACCCAGATGTCATAGATTACCTGCTACGCAGGAAACTAAG CAGTCTGATGGTGGAGTCTGATATGGGGGCCCGCAGGGATAAGCAGGTGTCTCTGGACTCAGTGGGTCAGTCCAGCGATGACCTGTCCCCCATAGACCCCACCTCTCCCATCTCCCCTCTGTTCGGCGACTCGGCTGGGGGAGGCAGCCTGAGCAGCGAGGTCTTCTTCAACGTCCTGGGCCTCAACACCGCAAGAAAGT gctCAGGCTCTTCCCAGACTCCACGCAAGTGCATAGCCCAAATGCGGCAGTTCCACTCCCATCACAACCTGTTGAGTTTTACCCAGCCCATCCAGCTCCAGGCTGAGGAGGGAGAGCTGCAGGGGTGCCGGGGGGGCTGTCTGGCGCAGGCGTGCCCCACTCACTTCAGTCTGGGCCAACAGGACGGCGGCTCCCAGCCGCAGCGCTCCAATGAAAGGAGCGGCTGGGGTCGTCAGGGCTCCAACACCTCTACTGCTTCAGAGGACAGCAAGCAAGCGAGCAACTTCTGGGACTTTTTCACTGGCAAG GTGACCATGATAAGAAGAAGCCCGTCTCTTCAAAATTTCTTCGCTGACCAGTTTCATTGTGAAAAACATTAA
- the arhgap36 gene encoding rho GTPase-activating protein 36 isoform X3, with the protein MVLSYTGSHGASSTVMPHENPVRQDMQFYYVGEHTWTTMFGQNVKLQPVPIQSLSELERARLQEVVLYHLGTRDLDFKISIPRETRKMRKSLRRKFDSFSKEKKERERAPKAFGIPLSQVIANDRAHKQRQDAVKESRRDCLELEASVMRFRAEKRQQTSSVAASHRRPSSPPLESHSKPMSAGFMDRSSRNHRRGGLSVDSISDLVESQSRLLEALQLSHPNELDMKKASAAGRTQAKLSLNPIYCQVPRVMERCCQHIHTYGLQTVGIFRVGSSKKRVRQMRDDFDSGTDVILDEEHSVHDVAALLKEFLRDMPDPLLPRELYRAFLHGTNLQGDDQFSYMQQLLYLLPPCNCDSLWRLLSLLHTVQEHAQDSSGPDQQEVQGNKMTAANLAVIFGPNLLQKERGTDKESNPQAMGIEDSAAIISVILLLIQHYKRLFTVSAELQQEVLMSLIQTDPDVIDYLLRRKLSGSSLMVESDMGARRDKQVSLDSVGQSSDDLSPIDPTSPISPLFGDSAGGGSLSSEVFFNVLGLNTARKCSGSSQTPRKCIAQMRQFHSHHNLLSFTQPIQLQAEEGELQGCRGGCLAQACPTHFSLGQQDGGSQPQRSNERSGWGRQGSNTSTASEDSKQASNFWDFFTGKVSGSETIV; encoded by the exons ggtgagCACACTTGGACCACCATGTTTGGGCAGAATGTGAAGCTCCAGCCAGTGCCCATCCAAAGCCTGTCGGAGCTGGAGCGAGCGCGTCTGCAGGAAGTGGTCCTCTATCACCTGGGGACGAGAGACCTGGACTTCAAGATCAGCATTCCGAGGG AGACTCGCAAGATGAGGAAATCACTAAGAAGAAAGTTTGATTCCTTTTCCaaggaaaagaaggagagag AAAGAGCCCCCAAGGCATTCGGGATCCCTCTGTCACAGGTGATCGCTAACGACCGGGCGCACAAGCAGCGGCAGGACGCTGTGAAAGAGAGCCGGAGGGACTGCCTGGAGCTGGAGGCAAGCGTGATGCGCTTCCGTGCAGAGAAGCGGCAGCAGACCAGCAGCGTGGCTGCCTCTCACAGAAGACCCTCCTCGCCACCACTGGAGAGCCACAGCAAGCCCATGTCTGCAGGCTTCATGGACAGAAGCTCCCGCAACCACAGACGG ggaggGCTGTCGGTTGACTCCATCTCAGACCTGGTGGAGAGTCAGTCTCGGCTACTGGAGGCCCTGCAGCTCTCCCACCCAAACGAGCTGGACATGAAGAAGGCGTCAGCAGCTGGTCGCACGCAGGCCAAGCTGAGCCTGAACCCCATCTACTGCCAGGTGCCACGGGTTATGGAGCGCTGCTGTCAGCACATCCACACCTACG GGCTGCAGACAGTGGGCATTTTCCGTGTAGGCAGCTCCAAGAAGCGAGTTCGCCAG atgCGAGACGACTTTGACAGTGGGACAGACGTTATACTAGATGAAGAGCACAGTGTCCATGATGTGGCAGCCCTGCTGAAGGAGTTCCTGAGAGACATGCCTGACCCTCTACTGCCCAGAGAACTCTACCGTGCCTTTCTGCACGGCACCA ATTTGCAGGGGGACGATCAGTTTTCATACATGCAGCAGCTGTTGTACCTGCTACCTCCGTGTAACTGTGACTCCCTGTGGAGGCTTCTCAGCTTACTGCACACAGTCCAGGAGCACGCGCAGGACTCCTCGGGACCTGACCAGCAGGAG GTCCAAGGCAATAAAATGACAGCGGCGAACCTGGCGGTGATCTTCGGTCCCAACCTGCTCCAGAAGGAGCGAGGAACAGATAAGGAGTCAAACCCCCAGGCTATGGGCATAGAGGACAGTGCTGCCATCATCTCAGTCATTCTGCTCCTCATCCAGCACTATAAACGCCTCTTCACG GTGTCCGCAGAGCTCCAGCAGGAGGTGCTCATGAGTCTCATCCAGACAGACCCAGATGTCATAGATTACCTGCTACGCAGGAAACTAAG TGGCAGCAGTCTGATGGTGGAGTCTGATATGGGGGCCCGCAGGGATAAGCAGGTGTCTCTGGACTCAGTGGGTCAGTCCAGCGATGACCTGTCCCCCATAGACCCCACCTCTCCCATCTCCCCTCTGTTCGGCGACTCGGCTGGGGGAGGCAGCCTGAGCAGCGAGGTCTTCTTCAACGTCCTGGGCCTCAACACCGCAAGAAAGT gctCAGGCTCTTCCCAGACTCCACGCAAGTGCATAGCCCAAATGCGGCAGTTCCACTCCCATCACAACCTGTTGAGTTTTACCCAGCCCATCCAGCTCCAGGCTGAGGAGGGAGAGCTGCAGGGGTGCCGGGGGGGCTGTCTGGCGCAGGCGTGCCCCACTCACTTCAGTCTGGGCCAACAGGACGGCGGCTCCCAGCCGCAGCGCTCCAATGAAAGGAGCGGCTGGGGTCGTCAGGGCTCCAACACCTCTACTGCTTCAGAGGACAGCAAGCAAGCGAGCAACTTCTGGGACTTTTTCACTGGCAAGGTGTCAGGCTCAGAGACTATAGTATGA